Proteins from a single region of Oncorhynchus tshawytscha isolate Ot180627B linkage group LG03, Otsh_v2.0, whole genome shotgun sequence:
- the hat1 gene encoding histone acetyltransferase type B catalytic subunit, producing the protein MQQCTEMAGMNPMEKKLAEYKCDTNEAISLKLVRFADDLEDESTTFHPEYSHQLYGDDEVAFGYKGLQIQLYYSAGNLSTLFKVKYSARVTEKFDCVEPDDVEGKIREIIPAGFSCNTDDFTSLLEKETNFKPFGTLLHTYNVHNVEEGEDFTYQIHKVDLSCPGFREYHKRLQTFLMWFIETASFIDVDDDRWDFFLVFEKYNKDGETLFATVGYMTVYNYYVYPDKTRPRVSQMLILPPFQGEGHGAQLLEAVHMFYCNLHKVQDITAEDPSENYVKLRDYVLVKLCQTLPSFSTDKLPLGFSDDMATEAREKFKINKKHARRVYEILRLRVTDMSDETKARDYRLEVKKRLFAPTKKNQREMTKMMKCLRPEELASHISQMDTALQQEELEKSYQELLAEYRRVIERLAQA; encoded by the exons GGATGAACCCAATGGAGAAGAAGTTGGCAGAATATAAGTGTGACACCAACGAAGCAATCAGCTTAAAACTAG TCCGTTTCGCAGATGATTTGGAGGATGAAAGCACGACATTCCATCCAGAGTACAGCCACCAGCTTTATGGTGATGA TGAGGTGGCTTTTGGATACAAAGGCCTTCAGATTCAGCTGTACTACAGTGCTGGAAACCTGAGCACCCTCTTCAAAGTGAAATACTCAGCCAGAGTCACAGAAAAGTTTGATTGTGTGGAG CCTGATGATGTTGAAGGGAAGATCCGGGAGATCATCCCCGCTGGGTTCAGCTGCAACACGGACGACTTCACCTCATTGTTGGAGAAGGAGACCAACTTCAAACCCTTCGGCACCCTGCTTCACACATACAACGTCCACAATGTGGAGGAAGGAGAAGACTTTACCTACCAGATTCACAAG GTGGACTTGTCGTGCCCGGGATTCCGAGAGTACCACAAGCGCCTGCAGACCTTCCTCATGTGGTTCATTGAGACGGCCAGCTTCATCGACGTGGACGACGATCGCTGGGACTTCTTTCTCGT ATTTGAGAAGTACAATAAGGATGGGGAGACGCTCTTCGCAACTGTTGGCTACATGACAGTTTATAATTACTATGTGTATCCAGACAAAACCCGACCACGTGTGAG CCAAATGCTGATCCTGCCGCCGTTCCAAGGAGAGGGTCATGGAGCCCAGCTGCTGGAGGCAGTGCACATGTTCTACTGCAATCTGCACAAAGTACAGGAcattacag CTGAAGACCCCTCAGAGAACTATGTGAAGCTGAGAGACTACGTTCTGGTCAAGCTTTGCCAAACACTGCCATCATTCTCCACAGACAAGCTTCCCTTGGGCTTCAGTGACGACATGGCCACAGAGGCCAGGGAGAAATTTAAGATCAACAAG AAACACGCACGACGAGTGTACGAAATCCTGCGTCTGAGGGTGACAGACATGAGCGATGAGACGAAAGCAAGGGATTACCGTCTGGAGGTCAAAAAGAGGCTATTTGCCCCTACCAAG AAGAACCAGCGGGAGATGACCAAGATGATGAAGTGTCTGCGGCCAGAGGAGCTGGCATCCCACATCAGTCAGATGGACACGGCGCTTCAGCAGGAGGAGCTGGAGAAGAGCTACCAGGAACTGCTGGCCGAGTACAGGAGAGTCATCGAGAGGCTAGCACAGGCCTGA